One Cellulosimicrobium protaetiae genomic region harbors:
- a CDS encoding dodecin family protein: protein MSGTVARITHLSARSDTSFEDAVRVGVERAASTLRNVSGAWVKEQKVDIEDGRIVAWQVVLEVTFVLE, encoded by the coding sequence ATGAGCGGCACGGTGGCACGGATCACGCATCTCAGCGCACGGTCGGACACGAGCTTCGAGGACGCCGTCCGCGTCGGCGTCGAGCGAGCGGCGAGCACGTTGCGCAACGTCTCGGGGGCGTGGGTGAAGGAGCAGAAGGTCGACATCGAGGACGGGCGCATCGTCGCCTGGCAGGTCGTCCTCGAGGTGACGTTCGTCCTCGAGTGA
- a CDS encoding GNAT family N-acetyltransferase, with product MPAGDVPVYAAGERVRLRGWRAADLASYRDWLRPGHEWHRWDGPYYPVPDDAASDAAVARLARAAAAQAVHPEGWDDDGLPPRRVVVADEVDRLVGTCSWYWESVETQWARVGIGLYDPAVRGRGLGRDALGAWITYLFSVTGWVRLDLATWSGNAAMLGAGRALGLVEEGRFRDARVVDGVRHDAVVLGVLRREWTARS from the coding sequence GTGCCCGCCGGCGACGTGCCGGTGTACGCGGCGGGCGAGCGCGTCCGTCTGCGCGGCTGGCGCGCGGCGGACCTCGCGTCCTACCGCGACTGGTTGCGCCCCGGGCACGAGTGGCACCGCTGGGACGGCCCGTACTACCCGGTGCCCGACGACGCAGCCTCTGACGCGGCGGTCGCGCGCCTCGCGCGCGCGGCCGCCGCGCAGGCCGTCCACCCGGAGGGTTGGGACGACGACGGCCTGCCGCCACGTCGCGTCGTCGTCGCCGACGAGGTGGACCGGCTCGTCGGGACGTGCTCCTGGTACTGGGAGTCCGTCGAGACGCAGTGGGCACGTGTCGGGATCGGCCTGTACGACCCCGCGGTGCGCGGGCGAGGACTCGGTCGCGACGCGCTCGGCGCGTGGATCACGTACCTGTTCTCGGTGACCGGGTGGGTGCGCCTCGACCTCGCCACGTGGTCCGGGAACGCCGCGATGCTCGGCGCCGGTCGAGCGCTCGGCCTCGTGGAGGAGGGCCGGTTCCGCGACGCCCGCGTCGTCGACGGCGTGCGGCACGACGCCGTCGTCCTGGGCGTCCTGCGCCGGGAGTGGACCGCCCGGTCCTGA
- a CDS encoding Rne/Rng family ribonuclease, with amino-acid sequence MTLDSTSDSTPSESTADAATQDRAETLTTTGRKPARRRATRSAAPPQTPPVPVEATASVDASPVDAPAPVDAGPSGAPASDVAEKKPARRSRRATRTTSAPVEPPAGATEDPAATAAAAPSSVGPADGDAPSADAEAAVSAAPKGRGRTTRRTQSGGKKAATASADAPLDVLSEFGLNAPPAAEQVAPVPAAGPDADALLGAADAPRKAKRTRTTRKTAPAVEAPEVPAEPVADAVVEVATEVPATVTEAPAEKKPARRSRRATSAAGAPAAKVPATAEDAAPASTAEAPASEPVEATKKPARRSRRATSKAAPAEAAPETQQPAEPTSDAAPSPATAPETPVSPAATGAGTSTPRLATTALLFQAPDPAAAPRRPRRAQSPAGPPRHVEPAAVAAEPTPVVAEPRERAAKEAPSAPAVPQRTEDVTAEVALTGEDAAAVEEIEAIESELVAEGIELPDDAFGPEDFVEPDEDAAAEEQPTSEDAESGPRRRRRRGGRGRRGRPDAGRDQDESDEAPTEGDEPADTDATTEGDETEPEAADAEGGEDEAGSSRRRRRRRRGGRAEGGEASSTRSRTRERSLADEVTALKGSTRLEAKRQRRREGRDAGRRRQIITEAEFLARREAVERSMVVRERAGRTQIAVLEDGVLVEHYVSQQSQASMAGNVYLGRVQNVLPSMEAAFIDVGKGRNAVLYAGEVNWDAAGLEGQPRRIEQALKSGDSVLVQVTKDPIGHKGARLTSQITLAGRYLVFVPGGGMTGISRKLPDTERNRLKKILKEVVPDGAGVIVRTAAEGASEEELRADVERLRGQWEAIEKKSKSASAPALLQGEPDLAIRVVRDIFNDDFSSLVVEGDGAWSEISTYVEELAPDLRERVSKWTGTQDVFTVHRVDEQLAKGMDRKVWLPSGGSLVIDRTEAMTVVDVNTGKFTGSGGTLEETVTRNNLEAAEEIVRQLRLRDIGGIIVIDFIDMVLESNRDLVLRRLVECLGRDRTKHQVAEVTSLGLVQMTRKRVGQGLVEAFSETCEHCHGRGFIVHTDPIEKSGGNGRGGHDHGGGGGGSSAATEEPAESGRSGRSRRKRGSGASAAASKDAAITLPQPAVPVLPEVSSEARAAVKATLATIAAAAAHAHEHEHEHDGAAPEPAADGVTPTEDVPAPVVETGADVAAEAGAEAEPGASGDAEPVEE; translated from the coding sequence GTGACGCTCGACAGCACCTCCGACAGCACCCCCTCAGAGTCGACGGCGGACGCCGCGACCCAGGACCGGGCCGAGACCCTGACCACCACCGGGCGCAAGCCCGCACGGCGCCGCGCGACCCGCAGCGCGGCCCCGCCCCAGACGCCCCCGGTACCCGTCGAGGCGACCGCCTCCGTCGATGCGTCGCCCGTCGACGCGCCCGCGCCGGTCGACGCGGGTCCCTCCGGCGCCCCGGCCTCCGACGTGGCCGAGAAGAAGCCCGCGCGCCGCTCGCGCCGCGCGACCCGGACGACGTCCGCGCCGGTCGAGCCCCCCGCGGGCGCGACCGAGGATCCCGCCGCGACCGCCGCCGCGGCACCGTCCTCCGTCGGCCCGGCCGACGGCGACGCCCCCTCGGCCGACGCCGAGGCGGCGGTGTCCGCTGCGCCGAAGGGCCGCGGACGCACCACGCGTCGCACTCAGAGCGGCGGCAAGAAGGCTGCGACCGCGTCGGCCGACGCTCCGCTCGACGTGCTCTCCGAGTTCGGCCTGAACGCGCCTCCGGCCGCGGAGCAGGTCGCCCCCGTCCCCGCCGCCGGGCCGGACGCCGACGCCCTGCTCGGCGCCGCCGACGCACCGCGCAAGGCCAAGCGCACCCGGACGACGCGCAAGACTGCCCCCGCGGTCGAGGCGCCGGAGGTTCCCGCCGAGCCCGTGGCGGACGCCGTCGTCGAGGTGGCGACCGAGGTGCCTGCGACGGTGACCGAGGCTCCCGCGGAGAAGAAGCCCGCGCGCCGTTCGCGTCGCGCGACGTCCGCGGCCGGAGCGCCTGCCGCGAAGGTCCCGGCGACGGCCGAGGACGCGGCGCCCGCGTCGACCGCCGAGGCGCCCGCGTCGGAACCGGTGGAGGCGACGAAGAAGCCCGCGCGCCGCTCGCGCCGCGCGACCTCGAAGGCGGCACCCGCCGAGGCCGCTCCCGAGACGCAGCAGCCGGCCGAGCCGACGTCGGACGCCGCGCCGTCGCCCGCGACCGCGCCGGAGACGCCCGTCTCGCCCGCCGCGACCGGTGCGGGCACGAGCACGCCGCGCCTCGCGACGACCGCGCTGCTGTTCCAGGCGCCCGACCCGGCGGCCGCGCCGCGCCGTCCGCGCCGCGCCCAGAGCCCGGCCGGGCCGCCCCGCCACGTCGAGCCCGCCGCCGTCGCGGCCGAGCCGACGCCCGTCGTGGCCGAGCCGCGCGAGCGTGCGGCGAAGGAGGCGCCGAGCGCCCCGGCCGTGCCTCAGCGCACGGAGGACGTGACCGCCGAGGTCGCGCTCACGGGCGAGGACGCCGCCGCCGTCGAGGAGATCGAGGCCATCGAGTCGGAGCTCGTCGCCGAGGGGATCGAGCTCCCCGACGACGCGTTCGGCCCGGAGGACTTCGTCGAACCCGACGAGGACGCCGCCGCCGAGGAGCAGCCCACGTCCGAGGACGCCGAGTCGGGTCCGCGCCGTCGTCGTCGCCGCGGCGGTCGCGGCCGTCGCGGTCGCCCGGACGCGGGTCGGGATCAGGACGAGAGCGACGAGGCCCCCACCGAGGGCGACGAGCCGGCCGACACCGACGCGACCACCGAGGGCGACGAGACCGAGCCCGAGGCCGCGGACGCCGAGGGCGGCGAGGACGAGGCGGGCAGCAGCCGCCGTCGCCGTCGCCGCCGCCGCGGCGGGCGGGCCGAGGGCGGCGAGGCCTCGTCGACCCGTTCGCGCACGCGCGAGCGGAGCCTGGCCGACGAGGTCACGGCGCTCAAGGGCTCGACGCGCCTCGAGGCGAAGCGCCAGCGCCGCCGCGAGGGACGCGACGCCGGTCGCCGCCGCCAGATCATCACCGAGGCGGAGTTCCTCGCGCGCCGCGAGGCGGTCGAGCGCTCGATGGTCGTGCGCGAGCGCGCGGGCCGCACGCAGATCGCCGTGCTCGAGGACGGCGTGCTCGTCGAGCACTACGTCTCCCAGCAGTCGCAGGCGTCCATGGCGGGCAACGTCTACCTGGGCCGGGTCCAGAACGTCCTGCCCAGCATGGAGGCCGCGTTCATCGACGTCGGCAAGGGCCGCAACGCCGTGCTCTACGCGGGCGAGGTCAACTGGGACGCGGCCGGGCTCGAAGGGCAGCCGCGTCGGATCGAGCAGGCGCTCAAGTCGGGCGACTCGGTGCTCGTGCAGGTGACCAAGGACCCGATCGGGCACAAGGGCGCGCGCCTCACGTCGCAGATCACGCTCGCGGGCCGCTACCTCGTGTTCGTCCCCGGCGGCGGCATGACGGGCATCAGCCGCAAGCTCCCGGACACCGAGCGCAACCGCCTCAAGAAGATCCTCAAGGAGGTCGTGCCCGACGGCGCGGGCGTCATCGTGCGCACCGCGGCCGAGGGCGCGAGCGAGGAGGAGCTGCGGGCCGACGTCGAGCGTCTGCGCGGCCAGTGGGAGGCCATCGAGAAGAAGTCGAAGAGCGCGTCGGCCCCCGCCCTGCTCCAGGGCGAGCCCGACCTCGCGATCCGCGTGGTCCGCGACATCTTCAACGACGACTTCAGCTCGCTCGTCGTCGAGGGCGACGGGGCGTGGTCGGAGATCTCGACCTACGTCGAGGAGCTTGCGCCGGACCTGCGCGAGCGCGTCTCGAAGTGGACCGGCACGCAGGACGTCTTCACGGTGCACCGGGTGGACGAGCAGCTCGCGAAGGGCATGGACCGCAAGGTCTGGCTGCCCTCGGGCGGGTCGCTCGTCATCGACCGTACCGAGGCGATGACCGTCGTCGACGTCAACACGGGCAAGTTCACCGGCTCGGGCGGCACGCTCGAGGAGACCGTGACGCGCAACAACCTGGAGGCGGCCGAGGAGATCGTCCGCCAGCTCCGGCTGCGCGACATCGGCGGCATCATCGTCATCGACTTCATCGACATGGTGCTCGAGTCGAACCGCGACCTCGTGCTGCGCCGTCTCGTCGAGTGCCTGGGCCGCGACCGGACCAAGCACCAGGTCGCCGAGGTCACGTCGCTCGGGCTCGTGCAGATGACGCGCAAGCGCGTCGGCCAGGGCCTCGTCGAGGCGTTCAGCGAGACGTGCGAGCACTGCCACGGGCGCGGGTTCATCGTGCACACCGACCCGATCGAGAAGTCGGGCGGGAACGGCCGTGGTGGCCACGACCACGGTGGCGGCGGCGGTGGGAGCAGCGCTGCCACCGAGGAGCCGGCCGAGTCGGGTCGTTCGGGCCGGTCGCGTCGCAAGCGCGGCTCCGGGGCGAGCGCCGCGGCGTCGAAGGACGCCGCGATCACCCTGCCGCAGCCGGCCGTCCCGGTCCTGCCGGAGGTCTCCTCCGAGGCGCGCGCGGCCGTGAAGGCCACGCTCGCGACGATCGCTGCGGCCGCGGCGCACGCCCACGAGCACGAGCACGAGCACGACGGTGCGGCTCCGGAGCCGGCCGCCGACGGCGTGACGCCCACGGAGGACGTGCCTGCGCCGGTCGTGGAGACCGGAGCCGACGTCGCCGCGGAGGCGGGAGCGGAGGCCGAGCCGGGCGCGAGCGGCGACGCGGAGCCCGTCGAGGAGTGA
- a CDS encoding 5'-nucleotidase, whose translation MGYDLSGRLVVGVASSALFDLTESDRVFRTQGEAAYRDFQERHRDDALAPGVAFGFVRRLLALNDLAPSADDPLVEVIVMSRNSPETGLRVMRSIRHHDLDITRAVFRQGRSPHEFIRPLHVDLFLSADERSVRDAVDLGLPAGYVLDPTFADEDGDELRIAFDFDGVLADDSSERRFQDGGLASFREHEALNADVPLGRGPLRELLVGIHRVQVVERERHATDPSYRPRVHVSLVTARSAPAHERAVATLSSWGVTVDDAFFLGGVDKDGVLEVLRPHIFFDDQRAVVEATRRVAPSVHVPYGELNRGVLPVGPAGAAGRARPADAVPPAPTRREGTTPPAAPSASVVERDADEEPVRGRVEERRPDDAGRSSGDQAEERTGSGRTGTRELPLVRSVPGIGGGGLAGIAASTVAPAVQPAVQPAVQPAREVATREPAPAPEATAPAEGTETAPQQEASTELVGRSAEPAAGLSGTTLLSRRDVARQSTPDRVSVLGPAGEPKPLPVRPSSNGSARHH comes from the coding sequence ATGGGTTACGACCTCTCGGGCCGCCTCGTCGTCGGCGTCGCCTCCTCCGCACTGTTCGACCTCACCGAGTCCGACCGCGTGTTCCGCACGCAGGGGGAGGCGGCGTACCGCGACTTCCAGGAGCGTCACCGCGACGACGCGCTGGCCCCGGGCGTCGCCTTCGGGTTCGTCCGTCGCCTGCTCGCGCTGAACGACCTGGCGCCGTCGGCGGACGACCCGCTGGTCGAGGTCATCGTCATGTCGCGCAACTCGCCGGAGACGGGCCTGCGCGTCATGCGCTCGATCCGGCACCACGACCTCGACATCACGCGTGCCGTCTTCCGCCAGGGCCGCAGCCCGCACGAGTTCATCCGCCCGCTGCACGTGGACCTGTTCCTGTCCGCCGACGAGCGTTCCGTGCGCGACGCGGTCGACCTCGGCCTGCCCGCGGGGTACGTGCTGGACCCGACGTTCGCGGACGAGGACGGGGACGAGCTGCGCATCGCGTTCGACTTCGACGGAGTCCTCGCGGACGACTCGTCGGAGCGTCGCTTCCAGGACGGCGGCCTCGCCTCCTTCCGGGAGCACGAGGCGCTCAACGCCGACGTCCCGCTCGGTCGGGGCCCGCTGCGCGAGCTCCTCGTCGGCATCCACCGGGTGCAGGTCGTCGAGCGCGAGCGGCACGCCACCGACCCGTCGTACCGGCCGCGCGTCCACGTCTCGCTCGTCACGGCGCGCTCCGCCCCGGCCCACGAGCGCGCGGTCGCGACGCTGTCGTCGTGGGGCGTGACCGTCGACGACGCGTTCTTCCTCGGCGGCGTCGACAAGGACGGCGTGCTCGAGGTGCTGCGGCCGCACATCTTCTTCGACGACCAGCGGGCCGTCGTCGAGGCGACCCGCCGGGTCGCGCCGTCGGTCCACGTGCCCTACGGCGAGCTCAACCGCGGCGTCCTTCCGGTCGGCCCCGCCGGCGCCGCGGGGCGTGCCCGTCCGGCCGATGCCGTCCCTCCGGCGCCGACGCGGCGCGAGGGCACGACGCCGCCGGCGGCACCGTCCGCCTCGGTCGTCGAGCGCGACGCGGACGAGGAGCCCGTCCGGGGGCGCGTCGAGGAGCGTCGGCCGGACGACGCCGGGAGATCCTCCGGGGACCAGGCCGAGGAGCGCACCGGCTCGGGGCGCACCGGGACGCGTGAGCTCCCGCTCGTGCGGTCCGTCCCGGGCATCGGTGGCGGCGGGCTCGCGGGGATCGCCGCGAGCACGGTCGCCCCGGCCGTCCAGCCGGCCGTCCAGCCGGCCGTGCAGCCGGCGCGCGAGGTCGCGACCCGCGAACCCGCCCCCGCCCCCGAGGCGACCGCCCCGGCGGAGGGCACGGAGACCGCGCCCCAGCAGGAGGCGAGCACGGAGCTGGTCGGGCGCAGCGCCGAACCCGCTGCCGGACTCTCGGGAACGACGCTGCTCAGCCGGCGAGACGTCGCGCGCCAGTCCACGCCCGACCGCGTGTCGGTGCTCGGTCCGGCGGGGGAGCCCAAGCCGCTCCCCGTCCGTCCTTCGTCGAACGGGTCGGCCCGCCACCACTGA
- the proB gene encoding glutamate 5-kinase, whose product MSSRSEIASAHRVVVKIGSSSLTGPDGHLDLTALRALVDVLAARRAGGGQVVLVTSGAIAAGIGPLGLASRPRDLATAQATASVGQGMLVARYTEAFAGHGLRVGQVLLTAEDTVRRGHYRNAQRSLERLLDLGVVPIVNENDAVATDEIRFGDNDRLAALVSHLVRADAMVLLTDVDGLYDGPPSRPGTRRIAEVRSAADIEGVEVTGRGSAVGTGGMLTKLESVSIATGTGIPVVLTKAQNAAAALAGDAVGTWFAATGRRTTRRRLWLAHAARTRGRLVLDDGAVTAVQGGRASLLPAGVTAVEGEFDAGDPVELVTADGRVVARGLVAFESRDIPDLLGRSTGELRAELGEGYDREVVHRDDLVLVRKRAR is encoded by the coding sequence CTGTCCTCCCGCTCCGAGATCGCCTCCGCCCACCGCGTGGTGGTCAAGATCGGCTCGTCCTCGCTGACCGGTCCCGACGGGCACCTCGACCTCACGGCCCTGCGTGCCCTCGTCGACGTGCTCGCCGCGCGGCGCGCGGGGGGCGGCCAGGTCGTGCTCGTCACGTCCGGCGCGATCGCCGCCGGGATCGGGCCCCTGGGGCTCGCGAGCCGACCGCGCGACCTCGCGACGGCCCAGGCGACCGCGTCGGTCGGCCAGGGCATGCTCGTGGCTCGCTACACCGAGGCGTTCGCGGGGCACGGGCTGCGCGTCGGGCAGGTGCTGCTCACCGCGGAGGACACCGTGCGCCGCGGGCACTACCGCAACGCCCAGCGCTCGCTCGAGCGCCTGCTCGACCTCGGCGTCGTGCCGATCGTCAACGAGAACGACGCCGTCGCGACCGACGAGATCCGGTTCGGCGACAACGACCGCCTCGCCGCGCTCGTCTCCCACCTCGTGCGCGCCGACGCGATGGTGCTGCTCACGGACGTCGACGGCCTCTACGACGGACCGCCGTCGCGCCCGGGCACGCGGCGGATCGCCGAGGTGCGCTCGGCGGCCGACATCGAGGGCGTCGAGGTGACGGGCCGGGGGAGCGCGGTCGGCACGGGGGGCATGCTCACCAAGCTCGAGTCCGTCTCCATCGCGACCGGCACGGGCATCCCCGTGGTGCTGACGAAGGCGCAGAACGCCGCCGCCGCGCTCGCGGGCGACGCCGTCGGGACGTGGTTCGCCGCGACGGGCAGGCGGACGACGCGCCGCCGGCTCTGGCTCGCGCACGCCGCGCGCACGCGGGGCCGGCTCGTCCTCGACGACGGTGCCGTCACGGCGGTGCAGGGCGGGCGCGCGTCGCTCCTGCCCGCGGGCGTCACGGCTGTGGAGGGGGAGTTCGACGCCGGGGACCCGGTCGAGCTCGTGACGGCGGACGGGCGCGTGGTCGCGCGCGGTCTCGTCGCGTTCGAGTCCCGTGACATCCCGGACCTCCTCGGCCGGTCGACGGGCGAGCTGCGGGCCGAGCTGGGCGAGGGGTACGACCGCGAGGTCGTGCACCGCGACGACCTCGTCCTCGTGCGCAAGCGGGCCCGCTGA
- a CDS encoding protein-L-isoaspartate O-methyltransferase family protein, producing MRPGGRSGDAPGRGPDVVAAAMRAVDRRAFLPRAQRRWAGQDRPLAIGHGQTNSQPSTVAAMLRLLDVAPGARVLDVGSGSGWTTALLAVLVGPSGSVLGVERDPELAAWGAANLTTVRAPWARIVRASRGALGTPGERYDRILVSAAADALPQALVGQLASAGRMVVPVRHTMLLVEHDPDDPRGIRVGEHGSYSFVPLVEDPPETPGTPGTRGTPAG from the coding sequence ATGCGCCCCGGAGGCAGGTCGGGCGACGCGCCGGGTCGCGGCCCCGACGTCGTCGCGGCCGCGATGCGCGCCGTCGACCGCCGCGCGTTCCTCCCCCGCGCGCAGCGCCGCTGGGCCGGCCAGGACCGCCCCCTCGCCATCGGGCACGGCCAGACGAACTCGCAGCCGTCGACCGTCGCCGCGATGCTGCGGCTGCTCGACGTCGCACCCGGCGCCCGGGTGCTCGACGTCGGCTCCGGGTCCGGCTGGACGACGGCGCTGCTCGCCGTGCTCGTCGGGCCGTCGGGCTCCGTGCTCGGCGTGGAGCGGGACCCCGAGCTCGCCGCGTGGGGTGCGGCGAACCTCACGACCGTGCGCGCACCGTGGGCACGCATCGTCCGGGCGTCACGGGGTGCGCTGGGGACCCCGGGCGAGCGCTACGACCGGATCCTCGTGTCCGCCGCGGCCGACGCGCTCCCCCAGGCCCTCGTGGGCCAGCTGGCGTCGGCCGGCCGGATGGTGGTCCCGGTCCGGCACACCATGCTGCTCGTCGAGCACGACCCGGACGACCCGCGCGGCATCCGGGTCGGTGAGCACGGCTCCTACTCGTTCGTCCCGCTCGTCGAGGACCCGCCGGAGACGCCCGGGACGCCGGGGACGCGCGGGACGCCGGCCGGCTGA
- the rpmA gene encoding 50S ribosomal protein L27 — protein sequence MAHKKGASSSRNGRDSNAQRLGVKRFGGQVVKSGEIIVRQRGTHFHPGENVGRGKDDTLFALAAGAVQFGTRRGRKVIDIVAVEG from the coding sequence ATGGCACACAAGAAGGGCGCGAGCTCCTCGCGCAACGGTCGCGACTCGAACGCCCAGCGCCTCGGCGTGAAGCGCTTCGGCGGTCAGGTCGTCAAGTCGGGCGAGATCATCGTCCGCCAGCGCGGCACGCACTTCCACCCCGGTGAGAACGTCGGCCGCGGCAAGGACGACACGCTGTTCGCCCTGGCCGCCGGTGCGGTCCAGTTCGGCACGCGTCGTGGCCGCAAGGTCATCGACATCGTCGCCGTCGAGGGCTGA
- the obgE gene encoding GTPase ObgE, whose product MASFVDRVVLHVSGGNGGNGCASVRREKFKPLAGPDGGNGGDGGTVRLVVDAQTTTLLEYHHSPHRHATSGTQGMGDDRDGANGDDLVLRVPDGTVVKTADGTVLADLVGDGAEYVVAEGGRGGLGNAALSSPRRKAPGFALLGEPGEERDVVLELKTIADVALVGYPSAGKSSLVAAISAARPKIADYPFTTLVPNLGVVQAGSARFTVADVPGLIPGASEGKGLGLEFLRHIERTAVIVHVLDCATLEPGRDPISDLDVIEAELAAYAQDLDIEGGRVPLTERPRLVVLNKIDVPEARELADLVKPDLEARGLRVFEISTASHEGLRPLTYALAELVEKARAEAPAPEPTRVVLRPRAVDEAGFTVTRKGGATDYWFEVRGAKPERWVRQTDFSNDEAVGYLADRLARLGVEEKLFAAGAVGGDEVRIGTDVNAVVFDWEPTLMTGSELLGGPRGSDNRLDERLRPTRTEKRREHHERMDAKAEARRELWTEREAGTWTDPDAD is encoded by the coding sequence ATGGCCAGCTTCGTCGACCGTGTCGTCCTGCACGTCTCCGGCGGCAACGGCGGGAACGGGTGCGCCTCGGTCCGTCGCGAGAAGTTCAAGCCGCTCGCGGGCCCCGACGGCGGCAACGGCGGTGACGGCGGGACGGTACGCCTCGTCGTCGACGCGCAGACCACCACCCTGCTCGAGTACCACCACTCGCCGCACCGGCACGCGACGTCGGGCACCCAGGGCATGGGTGACGACCGCGACGGGGCGAACGGCGACGACCTGGTCCTGCGCGTGCCGGACGGCACCGTGGTCAAGACCGCGGACGGGACCGTCCTCGCCGACCTCGTGGGCGACGGCGCGGAGTACGTCGTGGCCGAGGGTGGTCGCGGCGGCCTCGGCAACGCCGCTCTTTCGTCGCCGCGCCGCAAGGCGCCGGGCTTCGCCCTGCTGGGCGAGCCGGGCGAGGAGCGGGACGTCGTCCTCGAGCTCAAGACGATCGCCGACGTCGCGCTCGTCGGGTACCCCAGCGCGGGCAAGTCGTCGCTCGTCGCCGCGATCTCGGCCGCGCGGCCCAAGATCGCCGACTACCCGTTCACGACGCTCGTGCCGAACCTCGGCGTCGTCCAGGCGGGTTCCGCGCGGTTCACCGTCGCGGACGTCCCGGGCCTCATCCCGGGGGCGAGCGAGGGCAAGGGCCTCGGGCTCGAGTTCCTGCGCCACATCGAGCGCACGGCCGTGATCGTGCACGTCCTGGACTGCGCGACGCTCGAGCCGGGCCGCGACCCGATCAGCGACCTCGACGTCATCGAGGCGGAGCTCGCCGCCTACGCCCAGGACCTCGACATCGAGGGCGGCCGCGTGCCGCTCACCGAGCGCCCGCGGCTCGTCGTCCTCAACAAGATCGACGTGCCCGAGGCGCGCGAGCTCGCCGACCTCGTCAAGCCCGACCTCGAGGCGCGCGGCCTGCGCGTCTTCGAGATCTCGACGGCCAGCCACGAGGGCCTGCGCCCGCTGACCTACGCGCTCGCCGAGCTCGTCGAGAAGGCGCGGGCGGAGGCGCCCGCGCCCGAGCCGACGCGCGTCGTGCTGCGCCCGCGCGCCGTCGACGAGGCCGGGTTCACCGTCACGCGCAAGGGCGGGGCCACGGACTACTGGTTCGAGGTGCGCGGCGCCAAGCCCGAGCGCTGGGTGCGCCAGACGGACTTCAGCAACGACGAGGCCGTCGGCTACCTCGCCGACCGCCTCGCGCGCCTGGGCGTGGAGGAGAAGCTCTTCGCCGCCGGAGCCGTCGGGGGCGACGAGGTGCGCATCGGCACCGACGTCAACGCCGTGGTCTTCGACTGGGAGCCGACGCTCATGACCGGCTCCGAGCTGCTCGGCGGCCCGCGCGGCTCCGACAACCGCCTCGACGAGCGTCTGCGCCCCACGCGCACGGAGAAGCGTCGCGAGCACCACGAGCGCATGGACGCCAAGGCCGAGGCGCGCCGCGAGCTGTGGACCGAGCGCGAGGCCGGCACCTGGACGGACCCCGACGCGGACTGA
- a CDS encoding thymidine kinase, which produces MTGAARLPDTSPRTGGRVEVVCGPMFAGKTEELLRRVRRAEVAGRRVEVVGHVLDTRRGTGTVSSHSGLAIPSRTARDAADLVRLVRDGGPLDLVAVDEAHFFGPDLVDVVQRLADDGLVVVVAGLDVTFDARPFEPLPTLAALAERVDKLTAVCAVCGEDAAFHVRVAPEPAAQGAGSRDPLVPAAAHVGGAESYEARCRAHLPGAPWRSQPAGVPRVPGVPGVSGGSSTSGTNE; this is translated from the coding sequence ATGACCGGCGCCGCACGCCTCCCGGACACCTCGCCCCGCACGGGTGGACGCGTCGAGGTGGTGTGCGGCCCGATGTTCGCGGGCAAGACCGAGGAGCTCCTGCGCCGGGTCCGGCGCGCCGAGGTCGCGGGGCGCCGCGTGGAGGTCGTCGGTCACGTCCTCGACACGCGGCGCGGCACGGGCACGGTGAGCTCGCACTCGGGTCTCGCGATCCCGTCGCGGACGGCGCGCGACGCCGCCGACCTCGTGCGGCTGGTGCGCGACGGCGGTCCGCTCGACCTCGTCGCGGTCGACGAGGCGCACTTCTTCGGGCCCGACCTCGTGGACGTCGTGCAGCGCCTCGCGGACGACGGGCTCGTGGTGGTCGTCGCCGGTCTCGACGTGACGTTCGACGCGCGGCCGTTCGAGCCGCTGCCCACCCTCGCGGCGCTCGCCGAGCGCGTCGACAAGCTCACCGCCGTGTGCGCGGTGTGCGGCGAGGACGCGGCCTTCCACGTGCGCGTGGCGCCGGAACCAGCCGCGCAGGGTGCGGGGTCGCGCGACCCGCTGGTCCCTGCCGCGGCGCACGTCGGCGGGGCCGAGAGCTACGAGGCGCGCTGCCGCGCGCACCTGCCCGGGGCGCCGTGGCGGTCTCAGCCGGCCGGCGTCCCGCGCGTCCCCGGCGTCCCGGGCGTCTCCGGCGGGTCCTCGACGAGCGGGACGAACGAGTAG
- the rplU gene encoding 50S ribosomal protein L21: MSSNVVYAIVKAGGRQEKVSVGDIVVVDRVSAKVGESLELPALLLVDGEKVTTDAAKLAKVKVTAEVVRDEKGPKITILRYKNKTGYRRRQGHRQQLTRLKVTGIK; the protein is encoded by the coding sequence ATGAGCAGCAACGTGGTGTACGCGATCGTCAAGGCCGGTGGCCGTCAGGAGAAGGTTTCCGTCGGCGACATCGTCGTGGTGGACCGGGTGTCCGCCAAGGTCGGTGAGTCCCTCGAGCTGCCCGCTCTCCTGCTGGTGGACGGGGAGAAGGTGACCACCGACGCGGCGAAGCTCGCCAAGGTCAAGGTCACCGCCGAGGTCGTGCGGGACGAGAAGGGTCCGAAGATCACGATCCTGCGGTACAAGAACAAGACCGGTTACCGCCGTCGTCAGGGTCACCGTCAGCAGCTGACCCGCCTCAAGGTCACCGGCATCAAGTGA